From the genome of Molothrus aeneus isolate 106 chromosome 12, BPBGC_Maene_1.0, whole genome shotgun sequence:
TGCCCGCAGGCAGCCCAGCGGCACCGGGGGGCTTAGGGAGGTGTTGGAACATCACAGATCTGGTGGCCCCCCTCAGTCCCATACTGGGTGAGTGGTGGGTTCAGCGATGCCTGCCCATGGTGGGAAGGCGCAGAGTTAACGGTGGCTTTTGGACGTGCTGGCAGGCTTGTTCATGCCTGGATCCATCCCAAGCGGAGGCCTAGTGGAGGGGATAAATCGTCACCCAGAACCCGCCCTGCGCTTCCCTCTCGTCCCCCGCATGGCTGAACCTTCTCATTTTGGTCCCTGCTGGCCTGTGTCCTGCCTCAGCTTCCCCacctggctgggtgctgcaggtaGGGTGGCCCAAATATGTGCCCACCACCCTGGGCCAACCACAGGGGCTCGGcccccctggcagtgccagcagccagtGTGTGGCCTGGGATGACCCTGCCAGGTCTTTGTGGCctggatgggcagggacaagcagggcagcagctcaggagacCGGAGCTGCTGGCACCCACACCCTGACGTGTCATCCTTCCCTTGCGTGCCAGCAGGACTGCTGGACCCAACTGTGCTGTGGGAAGGCTCCTCAGATTTCTGGGGACACCAATCCCCTGGGAGCATAAAGATGGGCATGTCCCCTGCTCACCCCATGGCGACCCCCGGCAGCGGGGTGGTGGGACAGCAGCATCCTCCCGGGACTGGGGACCACACTGCATCCCAGCCAGGCCTAACCTCCAGCTGGGTGGCAGCAGCCCTTGGCTGGATATAGCCCCAGTGTGGAGCCCCCTGGCCAGCCGGACAAGACCCCAGCCCCTCGGGGCAGTGGGGGGTGGCGGGACCCTGCCCCGgctgccagcctgccccagAAAGCCACCCTGTGCCGTTTCCCAGCGGGGCGGGGAGGGCCGGGGCTCGCACAGAGGCGGCTTTGTGTGGCGTGCCAAGGCGTCCCGCGCTCGGCAGCCCGGCCGCCTTCCCCTGCCAAGGAGCTGTCTCCCGGCCCCGCGCTCTTTCCTGCTCCGTTTGTCCAGCCCTGACgtgcccccgagccccccgccTTGGCACCCCGGCAGCGGCGGGACGTGGGTGAGCCCTTCGCGCCGGGCAGCACCACGGGCTTTACATAACGGCGGCTGGGGGGTCCCTGAGCTCCCGACCCCGTCCTCAGCCGCCCTCCCAAACACCCCCACTCGCCTGCTGGCACCTGTCTGCAGGAGGGGAAACTGAGTCATGGAGCTGAGAGCTGCGGGCAGGGGAGTGGAGGTGGGCAGGCGGTGTGGATGGGGActctggggctgggcagtgctgtgctgtgagcaAGGGGACGGGGTGGGTTGTGGCATGTCTGGCTGGGCGAGAGGGCACCCCCACACTGGGGCTCTGGTGGGGGTGGAGCTGAGGGGCTGAGTTCTGTGGGACATTGTGTGCTGAGCGGGCAGAAGGGAGAAGCACACCACCGTGATGCCTGGCTTGGTGACCCTCCCATCCCCGGACGCCTGTCCCTGCCGTGCCACCAGCGCTggtgctgagcccagctccagtgTCCCTGGTGGAGGCAGGACTTGTGAGGCTCCAGGCCAGCCCCTccgctgctcctgcccagagctggacctCTGTTGCCTCCCTCTTGCAGAGCCTGAGTAGAGCCCATAGCAAGCCCAGCTGTCTCCCAGCCATGGATACCACGGACGTGCCCCTCCAGGCTGAGATGGTGGAGCTGGTGCCCAATGGGAAGCATGCGGCCGCACTCACCGCCACCACTGTCCCCTCACTGGCGGGTGACAGGTAGGGCACTCAGGGCAAGGGGTGGTGCAGGGACTCGGTGGGtcctctgagctgctccctgcccttgAGATACCAACCAGTGCTGCTGGTCCCTGTCTCTGCTTTGGCTTCACTCCTCTCCCTCCATGGACAGATTTGAAGAGAACCAGACTGGCGTGGCAGAGATGGAGGAGTTCCTGCCCCACGGTGCTGAGAAGAAGCAGACACACTTCACTGATGTGAGTAGCAGCATGGGCACAGTGctgggggtgggatggggcaAGCTCACAGTGTGACTGGTGCATCCCCTCCCTGTTGTGTCCTGTGAACAGTTTGAAGGGAAGACGTCTTTCGGGATGTCCGTCTTCAATCTGAGCAATGCCATCATGGGCAGCGGCATCCTGGGGCTGGCCTATGCCATGGCCAACACCGGCATCATCCTCTTCCTGTGAGTGCCATGGGGGCATGGGGGGGATGTCCACGCCTGGGGGGCTCCTCCAAGGGGATTGGTGGGTACAGGCAAGAAAGAAGTCTCTGGCTTGGGGTCATGCAGAGACCAGTGTCCTGCTGGCTGAACAATGCCCATTGCTGGCAAAAGTCTGCCTGAGTGCTGTGCCCCActtggggggaggaggaggagggtgaagGTTTGTCTTCCTTACTACAAAGTCAGATTTTCAAAAGTAGCTTGAAGGACGTGAGTGATGGCTCCTTTTGGGTGTGAAGACATGGACTGAATCTGCCCCATGAACAcccagctggtgctgaggcAAGGGGACAATGGTatcctgccaggacaggcagaGCACATCTGCATGGGGTTTGCCCTACAGCCATGtctgagccctgtgctgtgaCCCACTGGTAACTGTGCTGTCCCCCTGCAGCTTCCTCCTCACAGCAGTGGCCCTGCTCTCCAGCTACTCCATCCACCTGCTGCTCAAATCCTCAGGCATTGTGGGTGAGTGCCAAGTCCTCAGCAGGGCCGTGCTGGGGGTCCCACCCTGACTCTCACCCACCACCActgctccctgtcccacaggcaTCCGTGCCTATGAGCAGCTGGGTTACCGAGCGTTCGGCACGCCAGGGAAGCTGGCTGCGGCCATCGCCATCACGCTGCAGAACATCGGGGGTGAGCTGGGGGACCCACCGGGGCTGGGGACGGGGTGGGACCAGAGAACAACAGTGCACCAAGACCTCCTTCTGCCCTGCAGCCATGTCCAGCTACCTGTACATTGTCAAATCTGAAGTGCCTCTGGTCATCCAGACCTTCCTGAACCTGGAGGAGAAGACTACGTGAGTGCCTCCTGCCCACGCTGCCTGCGTGCCTTCCCCGGGCAGGCGCCAGGgctctggctccagctgtgcagcccGTGGCAGGGATTTACTATCATTAAGCCACTACTATTTTTGATAACTGTCAGTGCTGAATAAGCCCCTGGGTGAGATTAAACCGAGCTGAACTTccaatccctgctcctcacatcCCCTTGGGATCAGGCTTTCCTCCTTGAGCAGaacctggggctgcagggtgggggTCTGGTTGGGTATTGGTCCCCCCACCCCACGCCCACATCCCCACTAGCAACTCTAGCCCTTGTGGGTGCACCATTGTGGGGGTAGGCAGAACCCTAGCTCAAGGGCCCCCAGGGATGCTGTCTCAGGGGTCCCCAGGGATGTTAGCAGAGCAGGATTTCCAGCCTCAGGGGACACCAGTGCCCTTGCATTTGCCAGCTTAAGGGTCCCTAGGAATGACAGACAGCCCCCACAgtggctgcctctgcctgctgtgGCCCAGCAGACTGAGGTGGTGAGCAGGCCCTCTGCTTCCAGGGACTGGTACATGAATGGGAACTACCTGGTGATTCTGGTTTCTGTCACCATTATCCTGCCCCTGGCCCTCATGAAGCAGCTGGGTAAGTCAGGGAGATGCtacccagggcactggggccTGGCACCCTGGGTCTCCCATGGGGCGATGGTGCCagcctggatgtgctgggcaaAGGGGGGACACTGAGCCAGTGCAAGGGTCCCACCCGCACCCAGCAGccactctcctccctccctAGGCTACCTTGGCTACGCCAGCGGCTTCTCCCTCAGCTGTATGGTCTTCTTCCTGATCTCGGTGAGtgcctgctggcactggcagtgcctTGGGGTGCCGAGCATCCCTCCTGCCGGGGTGTGAGGCTGGGCTgcttgctgtggggacagcagaggcagcagggacagcgggTGCTCGGGgctgcagagatgctgtggcagggctgtcaAGCTGCTGGGTTATTTTCGGCTGAAGGAACCGAACATTGTGGAAAGGGAGAGGGGGGAAGGTGCTGGAGGGGCATCTGCACATGTGGCCCCTCCACGTGCTGCTGCCTCactctgtcctgctgcccatccccacagggacaggctgggggagcagcattGCCACAGGGCAGCACTAGCAGAGGGTGTCCCTAGGAGGGGTCCTGGCAGGGTCACTCTCCTGCTGGGCATATGGGCAAcgtgtgctgggagctgggggcgCCAAGAACTGACTGGCCCCAtgtccccccccaccccaggtCATCTACAAGAAATTCCAAATCCCCTGCCCACTTCCGGAGCAGGAGGGGAACATCACGGGCGTCCTCAACGTCACCACTGTCAGCACCAGTGACTACCAGAATGGCTACACCGTCCTCCAGGCCCCCGAGCAGGACACTTGCACACCCAGCTTCTTCACCCTGAATTCACAGGTAAGGACCTGAGGCTCTGGGTGAGCCCCCACCCCGTGCACCTAGTGAAGATGGGTGgtcctggtgctggcagcaccagcctCTGGGCCCCCAGCAGTCAGTCGTGCTCCTCTCGCACAGACAGCCTACACCATCCCCATCATGGCCTTCGCCTTCGTCTGCCACCCCGAGGTCCTGCCCATCTACACTGAGCTGAAGGAGTGAGTCCTGGGTGGGGGCACCCATGGGGAGGGGTGGGCTTCATCTGGTGCCCACCCAAAGGCAGTGCCATCCATGTGTGGGACCTGTGCCGGGGCATTGCGGGGAGGTGGGTGATATGACCCTGGgtggggcaggggtgggtgcGTGGTGGCTGATAGGACCTGGGATGGGTGATATCAGTCTCAGGAAGTGGGTGATACAATCTGGGGTAGGTGGGCAGGTGGCTGGTAGGCAATATCACCCCTGGGGCATTGTTGATATAACCCTGGGTGGGCACTATCACCCCTGGGAGGTGTGTGATATGACTCAGAATGGGTGCAGGGATGGTATGACCCCTGGGATGTGGGTGCCATGATCCAGGGGTGGTGGTGTGATCCCTGGGAGGTGGGTGGTGTGATCCCTGGGAGGTGGGTGCTGTGACCCAGAGAGGGTGGGTGGCTGGTTGGTGCCACCCTGCCCAGGAAGGGGTACACAGCCTCTCTCTGCACATCCCACACACACCCCAGAGTGTTTTGGCATCACCCCTCCTCACTGGGTGGGTGCTTGGTGTCAGTGTGTgccatggggctgtgctgagcccactGTGTCCTGCAGTCCCTCCAAGAAGAAGATGCAGTGCATCTCCAACATCTCCATCATGGTCATGTACCTCATGTACTTCTTGGCTGCCCTCTTTGGGTACCTCACGTTTTACGGTGAGCCCTCGGGGAGGGGACTGGGGCTGGCACACCTGTGCCAGGGGGGTGATGCTGCTGGGGCTCACCCAGGGGCTCCTTGATGGTGTTCACAGACCGTGTGgagtcagagctgctgcacacgTACAACAAGGTGGATCCCTTTGATGTGCTCATCCTGTGTGTGCGTGTGGCTGTGCTGACGGCTGTCACCCTCACCGTCCCCATCGTCCTCTTCCCGGTGAGTGACCCCCCAGGTGGCTTCAGCACCAGGCTTTgagaagggaaactgaggcagtgATGAAGATAGGGACTGGGGAACAGGACATTCTGGGTGCTAGGAGCAGGactggggcagaggcaggggtgatggggcagaggcagggccaCAGGGACAAGGCTGTGAAGGGGTGACAGGAACCAGTGGGGCATCAGGGTGAGAgcttgggaagggaaaggggttATGGTGACCTGCGGGGCCATAGGGACAGGGCTAGAGTAGGGGTGATGGggatcagcagcactgcagggacagggtaCGGGTCCTGGCTCCGAGGATGGAGTGTGataccctgtccctgtccccaggtgcgtCGGGCCATCCAGCAGATGCTGTTCCAAGGGAAAGACTTCAGCTGGATCCGCCACATCTCCATTGCTGTGATCCTGCTGACCTTCATCAACCTCCTCGTCATCTTTGCCCCCTCCATTCTCGGCATCTTCGGCTTGATTGGTGGGTGGCAgcaccctgctcctgtccctccttgATCATGGGGCATTGCAGCAGCATGCCAGCCCCTGTCCTGACTGGTGCTCAGCTGTGACTGACCCTGCCATGCTTCAGTTTCCCCGgtcaccctgccaggagcaggtggTTGCGTGGATGGCTGATCCCATCGCTGTCCTGGCAGGCCGGTTCCCAGAGCGCAGTGCCGGCACTGCTCTTCCCTGCGTGTTTCCCTTGATCcccccagccaggctccccCCCCTCAGCACTCAGCtcggtgccagggctgcaggaggggtgtggggacagtgccagcacACTGCGTCCCTGGGTTCCTGGAAGGCTTTGCCAGGACTGGGGAGGGCAaggagggggtgggggtggACAGGACCTGtcctggcagtggggctggcagggctgagctgcagggtgGGAGGCCCCTGCTCACTCTGTTCTTGTCTTCTCCAGGTGCCACCTCCGCTCCCTGCCTCATCTTCATCTTCCCTGCCATCTTCTACATCCGCATCATGCCCAAGGACAAGGAGCCACTGCGCTCCACCCCCAAAATATTGGTAAGCATGGGCAGGGGTacaaggatggggacaggcaTGGGGTTCTGAGCCTGGCGGGGAACCCTGTCGCCCTGGCCATGCCTGAGTCCCTTCCTTGTCCCCACAGGCTGCCTGCTTTGCCCTCCTCGGGGTGGTCTTCATGATCATGAGCTTGAGCTTCATCATCATCGACTGGGCCACGGGTGGGGGGAAGAGCGGCGGCAGCCACTAGCCACTGCCGGTGCCCAAGCCAACCTCGCCCCCACCCACCCGGTGCCCCAGGGAGAGCCCACCCTGGGCTCAGCCCCCATGCTGCAGCCCCACCAGGATTCCCTGGGGACTTCCGCTGTTGCTGCCCATCACCTGTGGTGATGGTGAGAGGGCATGAGCCATGGCAGGCATGGAGACTCCTCGACCTGTGTCCGGGATGGGGCAGTGAGCCCGGGGCAGGTCCTGTGCCCCCCAGCCACTCCAGCGGgcaccttccctgctctgcgcctcagtttccccatctgtAAAATGGGGAGAATAATACTGCCCTACCTCACCTGGAGCTGGCTGTCAGGTGGAGCTCTTCTGCACCCCAAGAGCCACCAGaagcaggcactgccaggggcgCAGGGCACTGCCTGCCGTGGGGACCAAGGCTGGGCACTTCCCTGGCCTCCCCCAGATAGCATCAAGAGCCCGATGAACAGTGTCCGTGGGGGCTGGAATCCAGCAGGGCGGTCGGACCTGTGACAGCACCTGTGCCCAAGCCACCCGCCCTCTCCCCTGCCATCCCCCCGTCCCCAAAGAGATGCCACCCACTGCCCTGGCATGACAAGGGCACCCCGGTCCCTGTGGACAAACGTGGCCCTCATGCTGTGGCTGGTGgtgctcagcctgctgctcctgagcctgCCAGGGGAACTGTTGGCTCCGGGTGCCTGCGGATGGGACCCTGCTGACCCCTGGGCCATGTACAGGGTGGGGGGACAGCTGCACTGCTCCAGGGAGGTGGCATGCACGCCATGGGCTTTGCATGCACTGGCATCCTGCCCATGCTGcggctgggctgctgggagcctggTGCACCCAAGGGGcatgagggggatttgggggcggGCTGGGGGCAGCACTCACTGGGGGCaagctcagggctctggaggCACCCTTGTCTGCATGCCCAGATGCCAGGGTGATGGGCACCCCAGCAACCCAAGCTGTTCCTGCTCGCCTCGCACCCTGGGCCAGCACTCAAGACCCCTACAGCCctcacccatccatccatccatccatccatccatgccgCTGGGATCCATCTATCCAAACATGCCAAAACCCGGAGAGCAGCTCTCCCACCCCCCACCTCCCCTCCCAGTATGGAGGGCAGCccggcagggtgggcagcacagggctggggggggtCTGTCCTGCGGCAAAGTACATAagagatgtatttttttatgaGGTGGTGGAGGCTGGGATGCTTTTTATAAATACTGTACATAAGAGTAGATCTTTTTTAACGTGTTGTGTTGCTCTGGGTAGCTCTGTATAATGTACATATCACATGGGGGGGCACTGGACTCTCACCAGTTGCAGGGTGGCCCCGCTGTTCCTGtcaccagcctggctgccccagggccacccctgaCACCTGTAAATTATTGCTGGGGGTGATGCTGGTGGTGGCAGGAGGCCAGAGGTGAGAATAAAGATGTGAATGTGCCCAGGTGTCGGGCATCACTGGCGCGGGTGAGGTGTTGGCACGCAGGCTGGCACCTCACACATGGCATCCTGAGGTGTCATGGACAGATGGACATGAGCCACACGGGTGCACAGACGTGCGTGAGGACAGCAGGGATATATGGACATGGATGTGCAGGGTCAGTGCACATGGGTGAACGGCAGGACAGACAGCATGGCCATACAGCAGGACAGcacagacacacggacatgGATGTGCAGGGCCCCTGTGGGAGTTAGACCCTGGGGAAACTGGACCGTGAGAGAGTGGGatccctggggagcaggacaCCTGTGAGAGCAGGATCCCCAGGACAATGGGACATGagtgggagcacagccctggggagtgGGATAtgtgggagcaggagcccagcaagtGCCATGGCAGTAGTATCCCTAGAGAggggggctgctctggaggcagGGCTCCAGGGAAGTGGCACTGGGGCATCTCGTGCcaggtgccagggcagtgggtgcccccagtgcccccagtgccagcccccgGCCCTCGCCCATGGCACAGTGTGGAGTGGGGGTGAGCCCCCCCGGTCCTGGCCCCTCGCTCCCCTCAGctggccccagctctgg
Proteins encoded in this window:
- the SLC38A3 gene encoding sodium-coupled neutral amino acid transporter 3 isoform X1, which produces MELRAAGRGVESLSRAHSKPSCLPAMDTTDVPLQAEMVELVPNGKHAAALTATTVPSLAGDRFEENQTGVAEMEEFLPHGAEKKQTHFTDFEGKTSFGMSVFNLSNAIMGSGILGLAYAMANTGIILFLFLLTAVALLSSYSIHLLLKSSGIVGIRAYEQLGYRAFGTPGKLAAAIAITLQNIGAMSSYLYIVKSEVPLVIQTFLNLEEKTTDWYMNGNYLVILVSVTIILPLALMKQLGYLGYASGFSLSCMVFFLISVIYKKFQIPCPLPEQEGNITGVLNVTTVSTSDYQNGYTVLQAPEQDTCTPSFFTLNSQTAYTIPIMAFAFVCHPEVLPIYTELKDPSKKKMQCISNISIMVMYLMYFLAALFGYLTFYDRVESELLHTYNKVDPFDVLILCVRVAVLTAVTLTVPIVLFPVRRAIQQMLFQGKDFSWIRHISIAVILLTFINLLVIFAPSILGIFGLIGATSAPCLIFIFPAIFYIRIMPKDKEPLRSTPKILAACFALLGVVFMIMSLSFIIIDWATGGGKSGGSH
- the SLC38A3 gene encoding sodium-coupled neutral amino acid transporter 3 isoform X2, with the translated sequence MDTTDVPLQAEMVELVPNGKHAAALTATTVPSLAGDRFEENQTGVAEMEEFLPHGAEKKQTHFTDFEGKTSFGMSVFNLSNAIMGSGILGLAYAMANTGIILFLFLLTAVALLSSYSIHLLLKSSGIVGIRAYEQLGYRAFGTPGKLAAAIAITLQNIGAMSSYLYIVKSEVPLVIQTFLNLEEKTTDWYMNGNYLVILVSVTIILPLALMKQLGYLGYASGFSLSCMVFFLISVIYKKFQIPCPLPEQEGNITGVLNVTTVSTSDYQNGYTVLQAPEQDTCTPSFFTLNSQTAYTIPIMAFAFVCHPEVLPIYTELKDPSKKKMQCISNISIMVMYLMYFLAALFGYLTFYDRVESELLHTYNKVDPFDVLILCVRVAVLTAVTLTVPIVLFPVRRAIQQMLFQGKDFSWIRHISIAVILLTFINLLVIFAPSILGIFGLIGATSAPCLIFIFPAIFYIRIMPKDKEPLRSTPKILAACFALLGVVFMIMSLSFIIIDWATGGGKSGGSH